A part of Deltaproteobacteria bacterium CG2_30_66_27 genomic DNA contains:
- a CDS encoding S-methyl-5-thioribose-1-phosphate isomerase, whose translation MSGAFRTMAWEGDALLLLDQRVLPMVESMRRCSDPSSVADAIRTMVVRGAPAIGVSAAFGLVLAVRVAWKKGRPWRRAFDEAATELAGTRPTAVNLFWAIDRMRQEAAALPDDPAAAFSRLEERAVVLFEEDVAANRAMGAHGAKLLPARGSVLTHCNAGALATAGYGTALGVIRSAVAAGKRIHVYVDETRPFLQGARLTAWELMKDGIPCTLITDNMAASLFAAGKIDAAVVGADRVAANGDVANKIGTYGVAVLCKAHKVPFYVAAPVSTIDRKLPTGKRIPIEERDPSEVTHLMGRRVAPDGVRVYNPAFDVTPARLVSAIVTEKGVLKPPLARALRKLFR comes from the coding sequence ATGAGCGGAGCGTTCCGGACCATGGCGTGGGAGGGGGACGCCCTGTTGTTGCTGGACCAGCGCGTGCTGCCCATGGTCGAATCGATGCGGCGGTGTTCCGACCCCTCCTCCGTGGCGGACGCGATCCGGACGATGGTGGTGCGCGGCGCCCCGGCGATCGGCGTCTCCGCGGCGTTCGGCCTGGTCCTCGCCGTCCGGGTCGCGTGGAAGAAGGGGAGGCCCTGGCGGAGGGCGTTCGACGAGGCGGCGACCGAGCTTGCGGGGACCCGTCCCACGGCGGTGAACCTCTTCTGGGCGATCGACCGGATGCGGCAGGAGGCCGCGGCGCTGCCGGACGATCCCGCCGCCGCGTTTTCCCGGCTCGAGGAGCGGGCGGTCGTCCTCTTCGAGGAGGACGTGGCGGCGAACCGGGCGATGGGCGCGCACGGGGCGAAGCTTCTCCCCGCGCGCGGGAGCGTCCTCACCCACTGCAATGCGGGGGCGCTGGCCACCGCGGGGTACGGGACGGCGCTGGGAGTGATCCGTTCCGCCGTCGCGGCGGGGAAGCGGATCCACGTGTACGTGGACGAGACGCGGCCGTTCCTGCAGGGGGCCCGGCTGACGGCGTGGGAACTGATGAAGGACGGCATCCCATGCACCCTGATCACGGATAACATGGCCGCGTCCCTGTTCGCGGCCGGAAAGATCGACGCCGCCGTGGTCGGGGCGGACCGCGTCGCCGCGAACGGGGACGTGGCGAACAAAATCGGCACGTACGGCGTCGCCGTCCTGTGCAAGGCGCACAAGGTCCCCTTCTACGTGGCCGCCCCGGTGTCGACGATCGACCGGAAGCTTCCTACGGGCAAGCGGATCCCGATCGAGGAGCGCGATCCCTCCGAGGTGACGCACCTGATGGGGAGACGGGTCGCGCCCGACGGCGTCCGCGTGTACAACCCCGCCTTCGACGTGACGCCGGCCCGCCTCGTTTCCGCCATCGTGACCGAGAAAGGGGTCCTCAAGCCGCCCCTCGCGCGCGCCCTTCGGAAACTGTTCCGTTGA
- a CDS encoding nicotinate phosphoribosyltransferase (catalyzes the formation of 5-phospho-alpha-D-ribose 1-diphosphate and nicotinate from nicotinate D-ribonucleotide and diphosphate): MDIIPTRDEILRGGTTDIYFRRTMEVLRASGKDRVRVAAEAIVKKFPAGYGYAVLSGMDEMLSLLAGVDVDVDAMAEGALFFPFETVFSIEGPYGAFCEMETAMLGTVCQASGIATAASRVKHAAGEKSVLSFGARRMHPALSTLIDRNAFIGGADGVSAIRSAEFLGETPQGTMPHALVLILGDTVTAMRAFDEAVDPAVPRVCLVDTLRDEKFEAVRVAEALRERLSAVRLDTPGSRRGDFRRILQEVRWELDLRGFRHVRLIASGGLGEEEVRALRDVVDGFGVGTSLSNAPTIDYALDIVEVEGVPFAKRGKRSGRKQVDDCEACGARIVRPAADPPGSCPCGGARDPLLRPALRAGRPVEPPSPPRAIRERVLRQVERFHAREARR; the protein is encoded by the coding sequence ATGGACATCATCCCGACCCGCGACGAGATCCTTCGAGGGGGAACGACCGACATCTATTTCCGCCGGACGATGGAGGTGCTGCGCGCTTCGGGCAAGGACCGCGTGCGTGTGGCCGCCGAGGCGATCGTAAAAAAGTTCCCGGCCGGATACGGATATGCCGTCCTTTCGGGGATGGACGAGATGCTGTCGCTGCTCGCCGGGGTCGACGTCGACGTGGACGCGATGGCGGAGGGCGCCCTCTTCTTCCCCTTCGAGACCGTTTTCTCGATCGAGGGGCCGTACGGCGCCTTCTGCGAGATGGAGACGGCGATGCTGGGGACGGTTTGCCAGGCGTCGGGGATCGCCACGGCGGCGTCGCGGGTAAAGCACGCGGCCGGGGAGAAATCGGTCTTGAGCTTCGGGGCCCGCAGGATGCACCCCGCCCTCTCCACGCTGATCGACCGGAACGCCTTCATCGGCGGCGCGGACGGCGTCTCCGCGATCCGCAGCGCGGAGTTTCTCGGCGAAACGCCGCAGGGGACGATGCCGCACGCCCTCGTCCTGATCCTCGGAGACACGGTGACGGCGATGCGCGCCTTCGACGAGGCGGTGGACCCGGCGGTTCCGCGGGTCTGTCTCGTCGACACGCTCCGGGACGAGAAGTTCGAGGCGGTCCGGGTCGCCGAGGCGTTGCGGGAACGGCTGTCCGCCGTCCGGCTCGATACGCCGGGGTCGCGCCGCGGCGATTTCCGGCGGATCCTCCAGGAGGTGCGGTGGGAGCTCGATCTGCGCGGTTTCCGGCACGTGCGCCTGATCGCCTCCGGCGGGCTGGGAGAGGAGGAGGTGCGGGCGCTCCGCGACGTGGTCGACGGCTTCGGCGTCGGCACCTCCCTGAGCAACGCCCCGACGATCGATTACGCGCTCGACATCGTGGAAGTGGAGGGCGTCCCGTTCGCGAAGCGGGGGAAGCGGTCCGGCCGCAAACAGGTTGACGACTGCGAAGCGTGCGGCGCCCGGATCGTCCGCCCCGCCGCGGACCCGCCGGGGAGCTGCCCCTGCGGCGGCGCCCGGGATCCGCTCCTGCGTCCGGCGTTGCGCGCCGGACGCCCGGTGGAGCCTCCTTCGCCTCCCCGGGCGATCCGGGAACGGGTGCTCCGGCAGGTGGAGCGGTTCCACGCGCGGGAGGCGCGCCGATGA
- a CDS encoding nicotinamidase: MLNDFVRPGAPLEVPETRAILPALRRRIAKARREKELVVYVCDSHRKKDPEFARMGWPPHAVAGTPGAGVVASLAPEPGDVVVEKRTYSGFHGTPLHFLLRQNGIRSLTLAGCVTNICILYTAADAAMRGYDVTVEERFVAGLAPDTHDFALGQMERVLGVRVVRRPVRSAPRR; encoded by the coding sequence ATGCTGAACGATTTCGTCCGCCCCGGCGCCCCCCTGGAGGTGCCGGAGACGCGCGCGATTCTCCCGGCGCTGCGTCGCCGGATCGCGAAAGCGCGGCGGGAGAAGGAGCTCGTCGTGTACGTCTGCGACTCCCACCGGAAGAAGGATCCCGAATTCGCGCGAATGGGGTGGCCCCCGCACGCCGTGGCGGGGACTCCCGGCGCGGGGGTCGTCGCCTCCCTCGCCCCGGAGCCGGGAGACGTCGTGGTGGAGAAGCGCACCTACTCCGGGTTCCATGGCACGCCGCTCCACTTCCTCCTCCGGCAGAACGGCATCCGGAGTCTTACGCTCGCCGGCTGCGTCACCAACATCTGCATCCTCTACACCGCGGCCGACGCCGCGATGCGCGGCTACGACGTGACGGTGGAGGAGCGGTTCGTGGCGGGGCTTGCGCCCGACACGCACGACTTCGCCCTCGGCCAGATGGAGCGCGTGCTGGGCGTCCGGGTGGTCCGGCGCCCCGTTCGGTCGGCCCCCCGCCGTTGA